A single genomic interval of Anopheles marshallii chromosome 2, idAnoMarsDA_429_01, whole genome shotgun sequence harbors:
- the LOC128718956 gene encoding phenoloxidase-activating factor 2-like, producing the protein MPVRSGFLLLLLWLHQRLPASSQATEPATRRCSGGLCILPELCRPVSVNVYDEVHLDFFSVSSFDRSSSDECRLPELKCCPFERIVRAPDTEAPDETEIVCAARNNNGIGHVEQKDKTRAKYGEFPWMAFVYTAQPEYELYLCGGTLVHSKVVITIAHCIENRTSSELRVRLGEWDLEHMVEIYPPQDRAVVASVTHPQFYSELLLNDIAILFLDEHVEFTEVVGIACLPPQNANFDHKRCLFTGWGEDERGRNSSVLKRTKLPIVPNGHCQRVLRRHLLNRSFRLHQGFLCAGGESGKDACRGDGGSPLVCPIPNSENQYYVVGLVAFGYECGTQGVPGVYVNVPHYRDWIDGEIEKMYHVDIFV; encoded by the exons ATGCCGGTACGGTCGGGATtcctgctactgctgctttGGCTCCACCAGCGACTTCCCGCATCGTCACAAGCAACCGAACCAGCCACCAGG CGTTGCAGCGGAGGTCTTTGCATACTGCCGGAGCTGTGCCGTCCCGTCAGCGTGAACGTGTACGATGAGGTGCATCTGGACTTTTTCAG CGTATCAAGTTTCGATCGTTCTAGCTCCGACGAGTGCCGGTTACCAGAGCTCAAGTGTTGCCCATTCGAACGCATCGTCCGTGCACCG gACACCGAAGCACCGGATGAGACCGAGATCGTTTGCGCGGCCCGGAACAACAACGGCATCGGGCACGTCGAGCAAAAGGACAAAACTCGCGCCAAATACG GTGAGTTCCCCTGGATGGCGTTCGTGTACACGGCCCAGCCTGAATACGAGCTGTATCTGTGCGGTGGCACACTAGTACACTCGAAAGTGGTCATCACGATCGCGCACTGCATCGAGAATCGTACCAGCAGCGAGCTACGCGTACGCCTGGGCGAGTGGGATCTCGAGCATATGGTCGAGATTTATCCACCCCAAGACCGTGCGGTCGTGGCAAGTGTGACGCATCCGCAATTCTACAGCGAGCTATTGCTAAACGACATCGCCATACTGTTCCTGGACGAACATGTTGAGTTTACGGAGGTCGTCGGAATCGCCTGCCTGCCGCCACAGAACGCAAACTTCGATCACAAGCGATGCCTGTTCACCGGCTGGGGCGAAGACGAGCGGGGCCGCAACTCTTCCGTGCTTAAGCGCACCAAACTCCCAATCGTACCGAACGGCCATTGCCAACGGGTACTTCGACGCCATCTGCTGAACCGCAGCTTCCGGCTACACCAGGGCTTCCTGTGTGCTGGTGGCGAGTCCGGTAAGGATGCGTGccgtggtgatggtggatcGCCACTCGTCTGCCCCATACCGAACTCGGAGAACCAGTACTACGTGGTCGGATTGGTTGCATTCGGGTACGAGTGTGGTACGCAAGGCGTACCGGGAGTCTACGTCAATGTTCCTCACTATCGCGACTGGATCGATGGGGAAATCGAAAAGATGTATCATGTTGATATCTTCGTTTAG
- the LOC128716405 gene encoding LOW QUALITY PROTEIN: sodium-coupled monocarboxylate transporter 1-like (The sequence of the model RefSeq protein was modified relative to this genomic sequence to represent the inferred CDS: substituted 1 base at 1 genomic stop codon) translates to MASDRLLESSSGEDYPHYEALYNASIHENVSGKTIDSIGRSLQHFNWPDYVVFVLMLASCIMIGIFYGYRYHLNRNRHGQSSPGNEAEAQDYLVGGRKMQIFPVAVSLVASWVSGVPMLGTATEIYVYGTQFCYIVFSMMIAGVLMHYLFLPVFHELQITSTYEYLQHRFDSRMRLFGAILFTLACLLWMPIVIYVPALAFNQVTGLSVHVITPIVCIICIFYTSIGGLKAVVWTDVIQSGVTLLALLAVLIKGTLDVGGPAEVLERNVDGERLEAPIFDPNPTLRHSFXIMLFGAPVWVCEGIACSQDMVQRFLSLPTLKDARKALSCFVVGWISINVIFFLLGMLVYATYHRCDPLTTELARAKDQLLPLFVMETFAAYPGMTGVFVAGIFSAALSSLSSALNALSAVTLEDFCKPYCKKPLTEKQIGYIIRGSVLVYGVLSVLLSLLVEHLGTVMQLAMTLSSASAAPLLGMFVMGILMPWVNGTGALYGGITGLVTMFYMCYNAEYSIALGNKTFDTKPVSVEECPYEIYVNVSRTNEQKELDEIGYPIYHISYMYFTLFGMSVTCLAGTVISLLSKRLGRGRRQTINPNLLAPCIRKMQFNETSLTCQ, encoded by the exons ATGGCAAGTGATCGGTTGCTGGAAAGTAGCAGTGGGGAAGATTATCCACATTATGAAGCGTTGTACAATGCTTCGATTCACGAAAACGTTTCGGGAAAAACAATCGACTCGATTGGTCGATCGTTGCAACATTTCAATTGGCCTGACTATGTTGTGTTCGTGCTGATGTTGGCGAGCTGCATCATGATTGGAATCTTCTACGGGTACAGATATCATCTAAACCGCAATCGTCATGGACAGTCGTCGCCCGGAAACGAAGCGGAAGCTCAGGATTATTTAGTGGGAGGCAGAAAGATGCAAATTTTCCCCGTTGCCGTTTCGTTAGTGGCCAGCTGGGTGTCGGGTGTTCCAATGCTGGGAACCGCCACTGAGATCTACGTTTATGGCACACAGTTCTGTTACATTGTGTTTTCAATGATGATTGCAGGTGTGCTAATGCATTACCTTTTCTTACCGGTGTTTCACGAACTACAGATAACTTCTACATATGAG TACCTTCAACATCGCTTCGACTCACGGATGAGACTGTTTGGGGCGATTCTATTCACACTGGCTTGC TTGCTGTGGATGCCTATCGTGATCTACGTTCCTGCTTTGGCGTTTAACCAAG TAACCGGACTGAGCGTCCACGTCATTACACCAATCGTTTGCATAATTTGTATATTCTACACCAGCATT GGAGGACTGAAAGCAGTGGTATGGACCGATGTGATCCAGTCCGGGGTGACGTTGTTGGCTTTGCTGGCTGTGTTGATCAAAGGCACTCTAGATGTAGGAGGGCCTGCCGAAGTTCTAGAACGTAATGTGGATGGCGAACGGCTAGAGGCACCAATCTTTGATCCCAATCCAACACTTCGCCATTCTTTCTAGATCATGCTGTTTGGAGCTCCGGTGTGGGTATGCGAGGGTATAGCATGCAGTCAGGATATGGTTCAACGGTTCTTGTCCCTTCCTACCCTGAAAGATGCTCGCAAAGCTTTAAGCTGTTTTGTGGTTGGGTGGATTAGTATAAATGTGATATTCTTCCTGCTCGGAATGCTCGTGTACGCTACGTACCATCGTTGTGATCCTCTAACGACAGAGTTGGCCAGAGCAAAGGACCAACTGTTGCCACTGTTTGTGATGGAAACGTTTGCGGCATACCCGGGCATGACTGGAGTGTTCGTTGCAGGTATCTTCAGTGCGGCTCTTAGTTCGTTGTCCTCGGCTTTAAATGCTCTTTCGGCCGTGACATTAGAAGACTTCTGCAAACCATACTGTAAGAAGCCGCTGACAGAGAAGCAGATCGGCTACATTATACGAGGCTCTGTGCTGGTATACGGTGTACTATCAGTATTGCTATCTTTATTGGTAGAGCATCTAGGTACGGTGATGCAGTTAGCAATGACGTTAAGCTCTGCTTCAGCAGCACCGTTGCTCGGCATGTTCGTTATGGGTATTCTGATGCCCTGGGTTAATGGAACG GGAGCTTTATACGGAGGCATTACAGGACTGGTAACCATGTTCTACATGTGCTACAATGCGGAATATTCGATCGCTTTAGGCAACAAGACGTTCGACACGAAACCTGTATCGGTGGAAGAATGTCCATATGAGATTTACGTAAACGTATCTAGGACCAACGAGCAGAAAGAGTTGGACGAAATAGGTTATCCAATCTATCATATATCGTACATGTATTTTACCCTTTTCGGTATGAGTGTGACTTGTTTAGCTGGAACAGTAATAAGCTTGCTTTCGAAGCGATTAGGCAGAGGACGTCGGCAAACTATTAATCCTAACCTATTAGCACCGTGCATTAGAAAGATGCAGTTCAACGAAACATCGTTAACATGCCAGTAA
- the LOC128709760 gene encoding sodium-coupled monocarboxylate transporter 1-like — protein MADVTVLEGTTHSMEAMIQEDALLTTDSVKRAGLSVEDISRSLQRFNWPDYVVFVLMLISCMVIGVFFGYKDHQKHKRQKHARRGSEALDYLVGGRKMKIIPVSVSLVASWISGISLLGTSTEIYVYGVQYCYIVCAVVLMGLLMNYIFLPVFHDLQITSAYEYLQLRFDKRMRLVGSILFTLASILWLPIVIYVPALAFNQVSGVNIHVITPIVCLVCIFYTSLGGLKAVVWTDVIQTGIMVGAMIIVIIKGTADVGGLSVVIERNSAGGRFEPPDFNLDPTARNTFWTLLIGGTFFWTSTNSINQNMMQRYLSLPSLGSARKALVLFLVGTTTLLAMCCYNGLLIFAMYHDCDPLSTGLAKAKDQLVPLLVMEVLGEYPGLAGLFVAGIFSAALSSLSTALNSLSAIVLEDFCKPFVSKPLTETQTRYIMRFTVLAFGTLAVMMVIVVEKMGAVLQLSMSLGPVTLGPLFGLFVMGFFLPRINGSCAIVGTTAGLALMSYIVIRSQISIALKEIVFAEKPVTVEGCQYEFTPKNGSLYVEDSTPGEKSLHHVSFLYYTMIGSVVPTVVGYLSSFILPRSKTDDIDPLLLAPFLRRFYRTRDSKSNHMTEVLHEFETKDIQL, from the exons ATGGCGGATGTGACCGTACTGGAAGGTACCACACATTCCATGGAGGCGATGATCCAGGAAGATGCCCTTCTTACCACCGACAGTGTAAAGCGAGCTGGCCTAAGTGTTGAAGACATCAGTCGATCACTGCAACGGTTCAACTGGCCCGACTACGTAGTGTTCGTGCTGATGCTGATCAGTTGTATGGTGATCGGTGTCTTCTTCGGCTACAAGGACCATCAAAAGCACAAGCGCCAGAAGCATGCGCGGCGTGGATCGGAGGCGCTGGACTATCTGGTTGGTGGGCGTAAGATGAAAATAATTCCCGTTTCCGTGTCACTGGTGGCGAGCTGGATCTCCGGCATCTCACTGCTCGGTACGTCGACGGAAATCTACGTGTACGGTGTGCAGTACTGTTACATAGTGTGTGCCGTGGTGCTGATGGGTCTCTTGATGAACTACATCTTTTTGCCAGTCTTCCATGATTTGCAAATAACGTCCGCGTACGAG TATCTACAATTGCGATTCGACAAACGGATGAGATTAGTTGGTTCAATATTATTTACTCTGGCCAGT ATCCTCTGGTTGCCCATAGTGATTTATGTTCCAGCACTTGCTTTTAACCAAG TATCTGGTGTTAACATTCACGTGATTACTCCAATTGTTTGTCTGGTGTGCATCTTCTACACAAGCTTG GGTGGACTGAAGGCGGTCGTGTGGACAGATGTGATACAAACGGGCATCATGGTAGGCGCAATGATTATAGTCATCATCAAAGGCACGGCAGATGTCGGGGGGCTTAGCGTAGTGATCGAGAGAAATTCGGCTGGTGGAAGATTTGAACCGCCTGA CTTCAACTTGGATCCAACGGCACGCAACACATTCTGGACTTTGCTGATCGGTGGTACCTTCTTCTGGACATCTACCAACTCCATCAACCAGAACATGATGCAGCGCTACCTGTCCCTACCTTCGCTGGGATCCGCCCGGAAGGCACTGGTGCTGTTTCTCGTGGGAACGACCACCCTGCTGGCCATGTGCTGCTACAATGGGCTGCTCATTTTTGCCATGTACCACGACTGCGACCCACTGTCGACGGGTTTGGCCAAGGCGAAGGATCAACTGGTGCCGCTGCTCGTGATGGAAGTGCTTGGCGAGTACCCGGGATTGGCTGGGCTGTTTGTGGCGGGCATCTTCAGTGCCGCCCTTAGCTCACTATCCACGGCACTGAACTCACTGTCCGCCATCGTGCTGGAAGATTTCTGCAAACCGTTCGTGTCGAAACCGCTGACCGAAACACAAACGCGATACATTATGCGTTTCACGGTGCTCGCTTTCGGGACGCTGGCCGTTATGATGGTGATTGTTGTAGAGAAGATGGGCGCCGTGTTGCAGCTGTCGATGAGCTTGGGCCCGGTTACGTTGGGGCCACTGTTTGGTCTATTCGTGATGGGTTTCTTCTTGCCGCGCATCAATGGAAGT TGTGCCATCGTGGGAACAACAGCAGGTTTGGCACTAATGTCGTACATTGTCATACGGTCACAAATCTCGATTGCCCTCAAAGAGATCGTTTTCGCCGAGAAACCGGTCACCGTGGAAGGTTGTCAGTACGAGTTTACGCCGAAAAATGGATCACTGTATGTGGAGGATTCTACACCGGGCGAAAAGTCGCTGCATCATGTGTCGTTTCTGTATTACACGATGATCGGTTCGGTGGTGCCCACGGTAGTGGGCTATCTGTCCTCGTTCATCTTACCGCGTTCGAAAACCGACGACATCGATCCCTTACTATTGGCACCGTTCCTGCGCCGGTTCTATCGCACCCGGGACAGCAAGTCTAATCACATGACAGAGGTATTGCATGAGTTCGAAACCAAAGACATCCAGCTGTAA
- the LOC128706721 gene encoding sodium-coupled monocarboxylate transporter 1-like has protein sequence MSSDWLLNGSSGEDYSTDEATFYDETDMSGQTIDSISRSLQRFDWPDYVVFVLMLLICIVIGIFFGYQDHQKHKRRREQARRESEALDYLVGGRKMQIFPVSVSLVASWISGISLLGTSTEIYVYGTQYCYIVFAVIIMGFALHHIFLPVFHELQITSAYEYLQRRFDQRMRLFGSILFTVACLLWMPIVIYVPALAFNQVTGLSIHVVTPIVCMICVFYTSIGGLKAVVWTDVIQSGVTLLALLAVLIKGTYDIGGPAEVLHRNIAGDRLEIPIIDPDPTLRHSIWIILIGAPVWFCYGVSCSQDMVQRFLSLPTLNDARKALKGFVIGWIVVNLIFFLLGILVYATYYRCDPLTTQLARAKDQLLPLFVMETFAAYPGMTGVFVAGIFSAALSSLSSALNALSAITLEDFCKPYCKKPLTEKQIGYIMRGSVLIYGALSVLLSLLVEHLGTVMQLTMTLSSASGAPLFGLFVMGILMPWVNGTGALYGGVTGLFVMLYMCYKAQYSIASGSRTFDTKPVSVEECSYEYAYNRTDGLVDAESDLEQFEKSIYHMSYMYFTLFGTSVTCLAGTVVSFLTKLRGNYHQAPIDPKLLAPCIRKMQAGGIPLTFQAVPTDRKQAEMKETECS, from the exons ATGTCGAGCGATTGGTTGTTGAATGGCAGTAGCGGAGAGGATTATTCGACCGACGAAGCAACGTTCTACGACGAAACCGACATGTCCGGACAGACGATCGACTCGATCAGTCGATCGTTGCAGCGGTTCGATTGGCCCGACTATGTAGTGTTTGTGCTGATGTTGCTAATCTGCATCGTGATTGGGATTTTCTTCGGCTACCAAGACCACCAGAAGCACAAACGGCGCCGGGAGCAGGCGCGCCGAGAGTCGGAAGCGCTGGACTATCTGGTCGGTGGTCggaagatgcaaatatttccgGTATCGGTATCGTTGGTGGCGAGCTGGATCTCCGGTATCTCTCTGCTGGGGACGTCTACCGAGATTTATGTGTACGGTACGCAATATTGCTACATAGTGTTTGCCGTGATCATAATGGGGTTTGCGTTGCATCACATTTTTCTGCCCGTTTTCCACGAGCTACAAATTACCTCTGCTTACGAG TATCTTCAGCGGCGATTTGACCAACGCATGCGGCTCTTCGGATCAATTCTCTTCACGGTGGCTTGC CTACTTTGGATGCCCATCGTCATTTACGTCCCAGCATTGGCGTTCAACCAAG TGACGGGATTGAGCATACACGTTGTCACACCGATTGTTTGCATGATTTGCGTGTTCTACACCAGCATT GGAGGACTGAAAGCAGTCGTCTGGACCGATGTGATCCAGTCCGGGGTGACGTTGTTGGCTTTGCTGGCGGTGCTGATCAAAGGGACGTACGATATTGGAGGTCCTGCAGAAGTACTGCACCGTAACATTGCAGGCGATCGCCTGGAGATACCTATCATCGATCCCGATCCTACGCTACGACACTCAATCTGGATCATCTTGATCGGCGCTCCGGTGTGGTTTTGTTACGGAGTGTCTTGCAGTCAGGATATGGTTCAACGGTTCTTGTCTCTACCTACGCTGAACGATGCACGCAAAGCTTTAAAAGGCTTTGTGATTGGTTGGATTGTAGTGAATTTAATATTCTTCCTGCTCGGAATACTCGTGTACGCTACCTATTACCGTTGCGATCCGCTGACAACGCAGTTGGCCAGAGCAAAGGACCAACTGTTGCCACTGTTTGTGATGGAAACGTTTGCGGCATACCCGGGCATGACTGGAGTGTTCGTTGCTGGTATCTTCAGTGCGGCTCTTAGTTCGCTGTCCTCGGCATTGAACGCACTCTCCGCCATTACGCTGGAAGACTTCTGCAAACCCTACTGCAAGAAGCCGCTGACCGAGAAGCAGATCGGCTACATCATGCGAGGCTCTGTGTTGATATACGGAGCATTGTCCGTATTGTTATCTTTACTGGTGGAGCATCTAGGGACGGTGATGCAGTTGACTATGACACTCAGTTCCGCCTCTGGAGCACCTCTTTTCGGACTCTTCGTTATGGGTATTTTGATGCCTTGGGTGAATGGAACG GGAGCTTTGTACGGAGGTGTTACTGGATTGTTTGTGATGCTATACATGTGCTACAAGGCGCAGTACTCGATCGCATCGGGCAGTAGAACTTTCGACACAAAGCCCGTATCGGTGGAAGAGTGTTCATATGAGTATGCGTACAACAGAACAGATGGGCTGGTAGATGCCGAGTCCGATCTCGAACAGTTCGAAAAGTCAATCTATCACATGTCATACATGTACTTCACGCTGTTCGGAACTAGCGTGACGTGCCTGGCGGGAACGGTTGTAAGTTTTCTCACGAAACTGCGCGGGAACTACCATCAAGCGCCGATCGATCCGAAGTTGTTAGCACCTTGCATTCGGAAAATGCAGGCGGGCGGAATACCGCTTACATTCCAAGCCGTGCCAACAGATAGAAAACAGGCTGAGATGAAAGAAACTGAATGTAGCTGA